The sequence below is a genomic window from Massilia oculi.
CCGCCGGATCGGCCATGAACGCTGGCTGCGCAACCTGGCAGTGGGATTGGGAAATGCCGCCGAGAAAAAGCGCGGAGATACGGCCATCGTGGCTGCCCTGCAATCCCGGCGCGATCATCCATCCGAACTGGTGCGCGAACACGTCGCCTGGGCCCTGGCGCGCCACGCCGCCTGAGCCGGTATGCATCAGGCCATCAGATCTCGATGCGCTTCAGGCGCAGGGCCGACCAGTCGCCGTCGATCGAGATCATGGCCACGCCGGTGATGCCGTTCTCCTTGGCATAGGCATTGATCGAATCGCGGTTGATGTCGGTGGCCTTGGAGGCGGTCTGCTTGAGATAGGCGATCCACAGCGAACCCTTCTCGCCGAGCTTGCGCTTGGCGACGTCGAAATAATGCTCGAGATCCTTGCGGTGCATGCAGAACATCAGGATCACGTCGAAGGGGCCGTCGCCCTCCTTGACGATCTCGGCCGGCATCTGGGCCGTCACATTTGGATTGACCTGGCCATTGAGCACCAGCATCGATTTCGCCGTTCGTAAAAACATCTTGTCTGCAACTGTCTTTTCGTTCATTGGGGTTTCCTGAAAGAGAGTGGCATCGCGGCGCCCGGGGCCGCGGCGCGTTCAAGACTATTTTACAAGGCTTCCATTGAGAGGTTGGAACGCTTGACTCGCGACAAGGTCGGCAAAAAGGGAGAGGCCGCGCGAATGCGCGGCCGATTTATTTCAACAGCCCGGCCAGTTCGACAGCCGTCTTGACCTGCATCTTGTCGAAGATATGGGCCCGATGCACTTCGACCGTGCGCATGCTGATGCCCAGTTTATCGGCCACCACCTTGTTCATCATGCCGGCCAGGATCAGGTCGAGCACTTCGCGTTCGCGCGCCGACAGGGTGGCCAGGCGGGCCTGCACGCCGGCCGAGGCGGCGGCCTTGCGCGAGGCGGCGAGGGCTTCCTCGACCCGGTCCATCAGCTGGTTGTCGTTGAAAGGTTTCTCGAAGAAATCGAAAGCGCCGCGCTTGAGCGAGTCGACCGCCATCGGCACGTCGCCGTGGCCGGTGAGAAAGATCACGGGCAGGCGCGGCAGCAGGCCGCGCTTGATCAGGTCGTCGAACACGGCGATGCCGTTCATGCCGGGCATGCGCACGTCGAGCAGGACGCAGTCGCCGCTGACGTCGAGGTCTTGCAGGGCGTCGAGGAATTCCTGGCCGCCCGCGTAACCGCGCGCTGGCAGGCCGCGCGATTGCGCCAGCCAGGCGAGCGAATCGCGAATGACTTCTTCGTCGTCGACGATGTGCAGCATGCAGGTCTCCGTAGTGGCGGGATAGGCTTCCCGCCTCGTTGCTTTTCTAGTAAAGATGGCGCATCGGGTGAACACCGACGCGCCGCAGACCGGATTTTAGCCCAGCGCCCGGCTGGCCGCTTGGGCCGGCAACGAAAATGTGAACACGGTGCCCCCGGCCGGATGCGGCGCATGGCTCAGGGTGCCGCCATGGAACTCGATCGCGGTGCGGCAGATCGACAAGCCCATCCCCATGCCCTCGGCCCGGGTCGAGTAGAACGGAGAAAACAGCCGCTCTGCTACTTCAGGGGCGATGCCGTGGCCGCGGTCGATCACCGCCACCGCCACCTGCCCGTCCGTATGCGTCGCCTCGATCCGCAGCACGCGCTGGTCCGGCGCCGTGTCCTGCATGGCCTGGATCGCATTGCGGGTGAGGTTGAGCAGCACTTGCTCCAGCATCACGCGGTCGGCCAGCACCGGCGGCAAGCCGGGCGGCAATTGCACGCGCAGCGCCACGCCGGCCTGGCGCGCCTGCAGCTCGATCAGGGCGTGCACGTTGGAAATGATGCTGCGGATCGTCACCTCCTGGCGCAGCGGTTCGCGCTTCTTGACGAACTCGTGCACGCTGCGGATGATCTGGCCGGCGCGCTGGGCTTGCTGGCGCGCCTGTTCCAGTGCGTGGCGCAGCATGCCCGGCTTGAGGTCGTCGCCGGTGCCGGCGGCGCGCTCGAGCATGTTCAGGGCGCCCACCGTGTAGCTGGAAATCGCCGCCAGCGGCTGGTTCAGCTCGTGCGCCAGCATCGACGACAACTCGCCCATGGTGGCCAGGCGCGCGCTGGCCTGCAGCTTTTCTTCCTGCTGGCGGTTGAGCTCTTCCACCCGCTTGCGGTCGGTGATGTCGAGCACCGAGCTCATCCAGCCGGTATGGCGGCCGTCGACGTCCACCAGCGGCGCCTCGAACACCAGCACCGGCACCCGGGTCCCGTCCGGACGCTGGAACACGGTCTCGAATTGCGGCGTGACCTTGCCCGACAGGATGCCCTGGAAGCGTTCCTCGTATTCGGCGGTCGCTTCCGGCGCCCAATACGCCATCGGCGGCTTCTTGCCGACCAGTTCTTCCGGCGGATGGCCGACGATCTGGCAGAAGGCGCGGTTGACATAGGTGACGCGGCCCTTCAGGTCGCGCGCGCGCAATCCGGTGAGCAGCGAGTTTTCCATCGCCGTGCGAAACGCCATCTGCTGGCGCAGCGCGCTTTCGGCCGCCAGCGTGCGCGAGATGTGGCGCCACAGCGCGGCCAGGCTGGCCAACAGGCCCAGGGCCAGCACGATCACCGAGCCCACCAGCAGGTTTGGCAGCAGCTGCGGCGCGCGCTTGACGCTATTGGTCGACAGCACCAGCTGGGCGCCGGGCAGGTCGAGCTCGCGCTGGTGGGTGTAGACGCCGCGCCCCGGACCGCCGGCGGCGCGCCGCGCCACCGTCTGTTCGTCGCGGTCCACCAGGGCCAGGGCATTGTCCTGGGCGAACCACCAGGGCACGGTTTCGTCGAGCAGCACCTGCAGGCTGTAGGTCGCGACCAGGCTGCCCACGAACTGGCCATTGCGAAACAGTGGCAGGTAGAAGTCGATCAGGCCATGGGTGGAGGGCGTGGCGCCATACGGTTCGCTGTAGCGGCCGCGCCGGATCGAGCGCGCCATTTCTCCGGCCAGCGCCGTGGTCTCGGGCAGGCCGGCGGCGGGCAGGTCGGCGCCATGGCTGTCCAGCACCGCGCCGGAAGCGTCGCTCCACACCACGCGCACCAGCTCTGGGCCGTTGACGAACATCTGGCGGAAACGCGCCTGCAATTTCTCCGGCGGCAGCGGCGCCACCACCAGGTCGGCGCCGAGGGCGCTGAGGGCGTCCTCGCTGCGCGCCAGTTCGAAGCGCAGGGTCTGCTCGACCCACAGCGTGTCCGCAATCAATTGCTCTTGGCGCTCGGTGCTTTCCATCTGGCGCGCCTGCCAGGGCAGCCAGATCAGCACCGCAAGGAACAGCAGCACCAGCAGCATCGGCACCAGCCAGCGCCAGAACCGCCAGGCGCGGATGCGCGCGCGCGGTTCCGATATGGGCTGGGCGAACGGAATTTTCATGCATGAGTCCTGTATTGGTTAAACTGTCCGGCTGTTGTGGAAGTCCACGATGGCGGTCGACCACGGTGCGGCACAGACTTGCGTGCGGCAGTGCATCCGCCAGTGTAAGGGAAGCGCCTCGATGCTTTCCAAGGTTTTAGCGTCTATTAGAAAGAATCAGACCGTCATGCAGATCAAGACCCTGGTCGTCACAGCGCTGTTCGCGCTGGCCGCCGCGAGTGTCGACGCCCTGGCGCAGGGACCGATCGTCATCAAGTTCAGCCACGTGGTGGCGCCCGACACGCCGAAGGGCCGGGCCGCCGAGCGTTTCAAGGAGTTGGCCGAGCAAATGACAGGCGGCCAGGTCAGGGTGGAAGTGTATCCCAACAGCCAGCTCTACAAGGACCGCGAGGAACTCGAGGCCCTGCAACTGGGCGCGGTGCAGATGCTGGCGCCGTCGCTGGCCAAGTTCTCGCCGCTGGGCGTGCGGGAGTTCGAGGCGTTCGACCTGCCATATATTTTCCCGGACAAGGCGGCGCTGTACAAGGTGACCGAGGGAAGGATAGGGCGCGACCTGCTGCGCAAGCTCGAGTCCAAGGGCATCACCGGACTGGCGTTCTGGGATAACGGCTTCAAGATCATGTCGGCCAACCAACCGTTGACCTCGCTCAAGGATTTCGAGGGATTGCGCATGCGTATTCAGGCGTCCAAGGTATTGGATGCGCAGATGCGTGCGCTGGGCGCCCAGCCGATGACGCTGGCTTTTTCCGAGGCCGCACCCGCCCTGCGTGATGGCGTGGTGGAGGGTACCGAGAACACGCCGTCGAATATGTACACCCAGCGCATGCACGAGACGCAAAGCCACCTGACGGTGTCCAACCATGGCTATCTGGGTTACGCGGTGATCGTTAACAAAAAATTCTGGGATGGCTTGCCGGCAGCCACCCGCAACACCCTGGCGCGCGCGATGCGCGAAGCCACGGTATACGAGAAAAAGATCGCCCAGCGCGCCAACGACGACGCCATGGAAGCCATCCGCCAGGCCGGCACCACGACGATCCACACGCTCACACCGGCCCAGCAGGCCGAGTGGCGGCGTGCCATGCAGCCGGTATACGGACAGATGGAGAGCCGGATCGGCAAGGAAACCGTGCGTGCCATCTTGCGTGAAGTTGGGCGGTGACGGGGGGCAGGGATCAGGCTTTTGGATGGCACACACGGACATGCGCCTACAGCATATGGGCAATGGCGTTTTGTTTATAAGTAAAATAATTTTCCAAATTTGTGGCCTAAAAGATACATTTTCTATAAGAACTTGCGTTATGATGGGGCTCATTCGCACTGTCATGGTGCGCAGCAGTGCCAAGAACAAGCAACAGTAGCGGCATGCAAGGTTTTTGGGGGAGCATTGATAAAAGCACGGTAATCCATACCGGAGACATTCGAGGAGACACCACGTTTGACAGAAGTCGCTGGCAATGACCACGCGACCGGAAACGTGACCCGAATTGGAGCGCACCCGAGGGTGCGCTTTTTTTTCGCCCAACACGCCAATCGCTGGCCGGGTGTGCGCCGCCCGGTTAAGATGCCTGGGCAACACATTGCTCAGTAGACCCATCATGAAGACCAATCCTGCCAGCCAGATTTTCAATGCCATCGTGCCCGCTCCTTTCGGCGCGCTGGGCATCCGCACCGCCGACGACAAGCTGCGCGAAGTGGTCTACCTGCCGCCGTCGTTCGAAGAAAAAAGCGGCGACAGCGCCATTGCCCAGCGGAGCGCCGAGCAGCTCGCACGCTACCTGGCCGACCCCGATTTCACCTTCGACCTGCCCTTGGTGGCGGTCGGCACCGAGTTCCAGCGCAAGGTGTGGCAAGAAATCAGCGCCATCCCGCGCGGCGCCGTGCGCACCTATGGCCACCTGGCCAAGGTGATCGGCTCGCATCCACGCGCCGTGGGCCAGGCTTGCGGCGCCAATCCGTTCCCGTTGATCCAGCCATGCCACCGGGTGACGGCATCCGGCGGCCTGGGCGGCTTCTCGAACCAGAACGACGAGAACGGTTTTCATCTTTCGGTCAAGCGCTGGCTGCTGCGGCACGAAGGCGCGACCGCCGCTCCATGGCAGCAGCAGTCGATCTGGCCCTGATCGACGAGTTCTGCGACACGCTCTGGCTGGAACAGGGCCTGGCGAAGAACTCGCTCGACGCCTACCGGCGCGACCTGCGCCTGTTCGCCGGCTGGCTGGACGCCAGGCGCCCCGGCCGCGGCCTGCTGGCCGTGGGGCCGGAAGACCTGGCCGCCTATTTCGCCGACCGGCATCCCGAGTCGCGGCCGAGCACGGCCAACCGCCGGCTGTCGGTGTTCAAGCGCTTCTATGGCCTGCTGCTCCGCCGTGGACAGATCGCGACCGATCCCTGCCTCAAGATGCCGTCGGCGCGCCAGCCGACCCGCTTCGTGCATACACTGACCGAGGACCAGGTCGAGGCCTTGCTGGCCGCCCCCGATACTTCGACGCCGTTGGGTTTGCGCGAACGCACGATGCTGGAGCTGATGTATGCCAGCGGCTTGCGGGTATCGGAACTGGTGGCCCTGAAACTGGTCGAAGTGAGCCTGAACGATGGCGTGCTGCGCGTGACCGGCAAGGGCAGCAAGACGCGCCTGGTGCCGTTCGGCGAAGAAGCGCGGCGCTGGCTCGAACGCTACCTGAAGGAAGCGCGCGGCATCATCCTGAACGGCCAGGTCGACGACGCCCTGTTCGTCACGGGCCGCGGCGGCCCGATGACGCGCCAGATGTTCTGGATCCTGGTCAAGAAACACGCGTCGAAGGCCGGCGTCACCGGTCCGCTGTCGCCGCACACGCTGCGCCACGCCTTCGCCACCCATTTGCTGAACCACGGGGCCGACTTGCGCGTGGTGCAGTTACTGCTGGGCCACGCCGACATTTCGACGACCCAGATCTACACCCATGTGGCGCGCGAGCGCCTGAAGCGGCTGCACGCACAGCATCATCCACGTGGATAGCGTAAGTCGCGAAACGCGGAGTAGTCCATAATGGCTGTGCAGATGCAGCATTTCCTTGAATTCAACACGTCGAGGTGACTATGGCACGGAACAATTTTTCATACGAAAAGCGTCAACGGGAACTCGAAAAGAAGCGCAAGGCCGAGGAAAAGGCCAAGCGCAAGCTGGAAGCGAAGAACGCGCCGGCCGATGGCGCCGGGGCGGTGCAGCCCGATGGCGCTGCGGACGGCGATGCGGACGGCGAAGCAGAGGGCGCTGCGCCGGGCGAAGAACATACCTCCGCCGCGGCGCCGCCGAGCCTCGCCTGAGCGGCCGGCCCGTCAAGAGGATTGCGCGCGTGCTCCGTCGCGGTCGATGGAGCCCCTGGCGCATGATGGAACTATAAACATCCACAACGGTCTGAGCCATCTGAATGCGACAAGCTGTCAGTTGGCCGGTGTGAATGGCGGTATGGCGCGACAGAGTGCATGCCGCCCGCCGTTTGCGAGCTCGCAAACGGCATGGCCCGCCACGGTATAACAATGTCGGTGTTGTCTGCCTGCGTATTGTTGTTTCCATAGCGAAAGGCCGTTGCTTTGAACGAACCACCGCCAAAGCCAGCGGCGCCCACATCCGCGCCGACGGCTGCGCCGTCATCCGCGCCTTTATCTGCGCCGTCATCCGCGCCTTTATCTGCGCCGTCATCCGCGCCTTTATCTGCGCCGTCATCCGCGCCTTTATCCGATCCTCCGCTTGCCGGGGAAGAGAAGGCCATTCCCGCAAGCGACTTTCCGGCGCGCGCCGAGGTGGGGCCCGAAGCCTTCGGCTGGCTCCACCATTTCGTCACGGCGCTCGAGCTGGCGCCGGCGGTCGCCGTGCATTCGATGGACCAGGCCGGCATCATCCGCTTCTGGAACCGCGCCAGCGAAGAACTGTACGGCATCCCGTCGGGCGAGGCGGTTGGCATGCCTTTCCGCGAGCTGGTGTTCCATCTCGACCACCAGGCCGAGTTCGAGGACGCGATCGCCGCGATCTGGCGCAGCGGTCACGCGCCGCCGGCGCGCGACTGGCAGGTGCAATCGCGCACCGGCCGGCGCCACTGGGTCTATTCCTGCCACTACCCGGTCAGGCACGACAGCGCGACGCAAGAAATCTTTTGCATGGAAGTCGACATCACGGCGCGCAAAGAGGCCGAGAGCAACCTGGCGCGGGCGGCCCAGGTGTTCCAGAACGCGCGCGACGCCATCATCATGATGGATGCCGACTACCGAGTGCGCGCCGTCAACGGCGCCTTCACCAGCATCACCGGCCACGCGCCCGAGCACATCCTCGGCCAGTCGCTGGCCAGCCTGGGCTGGGATGCCGCCGACGGCTTCTACGAGCGCATCTGGTCCGAACTCGACGGCCAGGACCACTGGGAAGGCGAACTGGCGAGCGTGCGCAGCAATGGCGAGCGCTATCCGGTGCGGGTGGCATTGACGGCGATCCGCGACGCCCACGGCGACGTGTCCAGCTATATGGCGATGTTGACCGACATCAGCGAGCGCAAGCGGATCGAGGAGCAGGTGCGTCACCAGGCCGAGCACGACGCCCTGACCGGGCTGCCCAACCGCATCCTGTTCCTCGACCGCCTGCACCAGGCGCTGGCCACCTGGCGCCGCCAGCGCGACTGCTGCGCCGTGATGTTCCTCGACCTTGACAAGTTCAAGGCGATCAACGACACCCACGGCCACCAGGCCGGCGACGCCGTGCTGCGCGAGGTGGCCGCGCGCCTGCGCGCCTGCGTGCGCCGGGTCGACACCATCAGCCGCCTGGGCGGCGACGAATTCGTGGTGCTGCTGGCCGACATCAAGGGCGCCGACCAGGCCGCGCACGTGGCCGGCGCCGTCACCCATGCGGTGGCGCGTCCCATCGACGTGGGCGGGCAGCAGGTGGCGCTGTCGGTCTCGATCGGCATCGCCCTGTGCCCCGACGACGGCATTGATGTCGAGGCCCTGCTGCACCACGCCGACGTCGCGATGTACCACGCCAAGCAGGATGGACGCGACACCTTCCGCTTCTTCGATCCGGCCATGAACGCGCATGTGATCGAGCGGGTCGAGCTCGAGAACCGGCTGCACCAGGCGATCGAGAACCAGGAGTTCGTGCTCGAATACCAGCCCGAAGTCGAGGTCGCGAGCGGCCGCGTCGGCACGGTCGAGGCCTTGCTGCGCTGGCGCCATCCCGAGCGCGGCCTGCTGCTGCCGCGGCACTTCCTGCCGGAGGCCGAAGAATCCGGCCTGATCGTCCCGATCGGCGAGTGGGTACTGATGGAAGCCTGCCGCCAGGCGCGCGCCTGGCGCGATGCGGGGTTTCCGGTCGCGGTCGCGGTCAACCTGTCCGCCGCCCAGCTCGCGCACGCGGGACTGCTGCCGGCAATCGATGCCGCCTTGCAGGGCGCCGGCCTGGCGCCGGGAGCGCTCGAACTCGAGATCGACGAGGATGCGCTGGTGCGCGGCGAACCGGCTTTCGAGACGGCGATGGCGCTGCGCGCCCGTGGCGTGCAGCTGAGCATCGACCGCTTCGGCACCGGCCTGTCGAGCCTGGAGGCGCTGCGCCGCTTGCCGCTCACCAAGCTCAAGATCGACCGCAGCTATGTGGGCGACGTCGGGCATGACCCGGTCGATGCGGCCATGGTGCCGGCCATCATCGCGGTGGCGCGCAGCCTGGGCTTGCGGGTGGTGGGAGAGGGCGTGGAGACGGCCGAGCAGCTGGATTTTTTGCGCCGACATGGCTGCGACGATTACCAGGGTTTCTATGCCGGTGCGGCCATGGCGAAGCCCGACCTGTCGCCGCATCCTGGCTGATACGGTTATCGGGCCATTGCGGTCACGTCAATCACGTTGCCCGAACAACCGTATCCTGGCCAGCACCTGCCCATGATCCGATGCCTCGGGCAAGCCGAGATTGAGGTGATCGTTCAGGTACACCACGTCCACCACCTCCCCGATCGCCCCCGGCAGCGCCGGATTGAATTCCGGCGACACCAGGATGTGGTCAATGGTCGAGTGGCGCGTGTCGTGCAGGATCGAGAAGCCGACGTGGCGCTGGTGGTCGAGCCGGCGCTGCACCTGGCTGGCGTCGAACATGCGCTCGCCGACCGGCGTGCCTTCGCCCAGCACGATCTCGGTGGTCACCGAATCGGCCACGTCGTTGAAATCGCCCAGCACGATGCGCGGCCGGCGGTGGGCGTGGGCCATGTCGGTCAGGAGCACGCGCAGCGCGGTGGCTTCGGTGCCGCGCCGGACCAGCGAGCGCAGGCAGGCCAGCGCATACAGGTGCGGGTCGGCGCCGGTGTCGCCCGAACGGTAGTCGGGCCGGCGCGACTTGAGATGGACCACGATCACGTCGATCACCACCCCCGGCGCCGCGATCACGCCCGCATGCAGCGGCGCGCGGGTGAACCGGTCCGGATCGCGGCTGCCGGGCGGCATCGCGACGTTGGCCGGGAACAGGGGCAGCTGTGACCCGGGCTCGGCCAGCGGCAGGCGCGAGACCAGGGCCACGCTCGGGGTCAGGCGCGGGGCGGCCGGGTCGGGGTCGAAGCCGATGTGGTCGGCGTCGCGGTAGCGCCGGCTGCGCCGCAGCACTTCCTTCAGCACGCCCTGCGAGAAGATTTCCTGGAAGCCGATCACGTCGGCATTGATCAGGTCGAGCTGGTGCGCAGTCCAGTCGAGCTTGGCCTCGTACTCCGCGGCCGTGGTGGGCGCGAGATTGTCGTATAGGCGGGCGCCGGGCGGGGCCAGGTTGAAAGTGTTGAAGGTGGCAAACCGAAGTTCTTCCTGCATAATAGAAACCCCTATTGTTCGTCTTTAGCGTAACACGCATGGCCAAGAAAGAGCACGTCTCAGAGACACCCGCCACCCAATTCCTGCGCAAGCATGCCGTCGCATTTTCCGAACATCCTTATGAGTACGAAGAACATGGCGGCACGGCAGTCTCGTCGAGCGCGCTCGGCGTGCCCGAACACGACGTGGTCAAGACCCTGGTGATGCAGGACGAAGCCGCCAGGCCGCTCATCGTGCTGATGCATGGCGACTGCAAGGTGTCGACCAAGAACCTGGCGCGCGCCATCCCCTGCAAGTCGGTCGAGCCGTGCAGGCCGGACGTCGCCCAGCGCCACTCGGGGTATCTGGTTGGCGGCACTTCTCCCTTCGGCATCCGCAAGGCGATGCCGGTCTACGTCGAGGAAAGCATCCTGGCGCTGGACAAGATCTACATCAATGGCGGCCGCCGCGGCTACCTGGTCGGCATCGATCCGACCGTGCTGGTCGACGTGCTGAAGGCGCGCCCCGTGCAATGCGCCCTGGCCGAGTAACTTTATCCTTCGCGATCCGATGGTGTATATTCCCGACCGATTTCCGGTAACGACACCAGCCGGAGCCCACTGAGAGACCAGATGAACACCCTGATTGCCACCATTGCCGCCTATTTGCTCGGCTCGATTTCCTTCGCCGTCGTGATGAGCCGCGTCTTCGGCCTGTCCGACCCGCGCACCTATGGCTCCAAGAACCCCGGCGCGACCAATGTGCTGCGCAGCGGCAGCAAGAAGGCCGCGATCGCCACCCTGGTCGGCGACGCCGCCAAGGGCTGGCTGGCGGTGTGGCTGGCGGTACAGTTCGGCGCCGAGTTCGGCCTGGATGACACCGGCATCGCCCTGGTCGCGATCGCCGTCTTCATCGGCCACCTGTGGCCGGTGTTCTTCCGTTTCGTGGGCGGCAAGGGCGTGGCCACCGCGCTGGGCGTCCTGCTCGGCATCAATCCATGGCTCGGCCTGGCGACCCTGGCCACCTGGCTGATCGTCGCCTATGCCTTCCGCTACTCCTCGCTGGCGGCCCTGGTCGCTTCGATCTTCGCGCCGTTCTACTACGGCCTGCTGTTCGGCGTCGATGCGATCCTGTTCGCCGTGTTCGTGATGAGCGCGCTGCTGCTGTGGCGTCACAGCAGCAATATCGGCAACCTGATCGCCGGCAAGGAATCGAAGATCGGCAGCAAGTCGGCCGGCGCCAGGAAGGCAAAATAACGCCGGCGCGCGCCGGATTTTCTGGCAGGCGTTACCATTCGTCTCGAACAGCGGCGCATCCGTGCCGCGCCGGACAGAAAGGTGGTAAGCCGTGAGCAAGCAACTCAGGATCGATTTTGTGTCGGACGTCTCGTGCCCATGGTGCGCGATCGGCCTGAAATCGCTGGAACAGGCGCTGTTGAAGGTCGGCGACGAGGTGCGCGTCGACCTGCATTTCCAGCCCTTCGAGCTGAACCCCGACATGGGCCCGGACGGCCAGGACATCGTCGAGCACGTGACGCAGAAATATGGCGCCACGGCCGAGCAGCAGGCCGCCACCCGCGAGACGATCCGCGAACGCGGCGCCGCCGTCGGTTTTACCTTCGACATGGAGCGGCGCGGCCGCATCTACAACACCTTCGACGCCCACCGCCTGCTGGCCTGGGCCGAGGACGAGGGCAAGCAGCGCCAACTGAAGACCGCGCTGCTGGAAGCCTATTTCACCCGCTGCGAAGACCCGAGCAACCACGATGTGCTGCTGCGCACGGCCGAAAGCGTCGGCCTGGACCGTGAAACGGCGGAGCATATCCTGAAGTCCGACGAGTATGCCAGCGACGTGCGCACGCGCGAGCAATTCTTCCAGCGCGCCGGCGTCAAGTCGGTGCCGGCGATCATCATCAACCAGCGCCATCTGATTTCCGGCGGCCAGCCGCCGGAAGTGTTCGAGCGGGCGCTGCGCGAGATTCCGGGGCTCGAGCCGGACGCCAACCCTACGTGAGTTCCAGCACCACCGGCTGATGATCCGACGCCGCCGTCTCCGACTGCACGTCGATTGCCGTCAGTCGCGAGGCCAGGTCGTCGGTCACGAAGAAATAGTCGTAGCACTCAGGCCGCTCGGGCCACGGGAAACCGTGCAGCCCGGTGGTCGGTGCGCGCGCCATGTCGCCGTGCACCGCGCGCCAGGCGTCCACCAGCGGCAGCGCGCCGGATTCCGGCGCCGCCAGCAGCGCCTGGTAGTCCGGCGCATCGGGCGCGAAATTGAAATCGCCGCAAAGAATCGCCGAACCGGGCCGGAAGCCCAGCTGGAACGGCGCATCGAGGTTCGGATCGGGCTGGAACAGGCGCGAGCGTGCGCAGGCTTCGGCGTGCAGCTCGCGGATGCGCGCCACTTGCGCCATGCGCTGCGGCGGCGAATAGTATTCCAGGTGGGTGGTCAGGAGCCGCAGCTTGCCGGTCGGGGCATCGACCACGGTTTCGAGCAGGCCACGCGGCATGCCGGCGGGGTGCTCCGGATCGGCCGGCCAGGGCAACAGGTGGCGGTGCACCTGCGAGATACGGTATTTCGAGAGGATCAGGTTGCCGAACAGGCGCGGAACGTTGTTCTTGTAGATTTCACTCGGGGCGTGCTCCATCGCGTGGTAGCCGCCGAATGCGCCGCTGAGCTGCTTGAACTGGTTGGCGCTGGCGCTGCCCTCGAGCTCTGGGTGGTTGGCGGCCACCTCCTGCAGGCAGATCACATCGGGGTTCAGCCGGCGCAGCACGTCGATGATCGCATGGATGCGAATTCGACCGTCCTTGCCGCAGCCCCAGCGAATATTCCAGCTTACTACGCGCATTGTTCACCTCCGTAAATCTTGATCGACGGATATTGCCACCGTTTGGCGAGCAACGGTCACACGGTAGGATCGATGTCAGGCTGGCAAGTTCAACGCCGAATTCGAGCACTTTCCTTGTTTTTTATGCAGCTTCGAGCTCGTCCAGCGGCCAGCGCGGGCGCACCGTGAAGGCATAGTCGCGCTGGGCCAGCGCCGGGTTGCGCTCGAGGCGCATGGCGCCGGCGAAGGCGATCATGGCACCGTTATCGGTG
It includes:
- a CDS encoding putative bifunctional diguanylate cyclase/phosphodiesterase, coding for MGPEAFGWLHHFVTALELAPAVAVHSMDQAGIIRFWNRASEELYGIPSGEAVGMPFRELVFHLDHQAEFEDAIAAIWRSGHAPPARDWQVQSRTGRRHWVYSCHYPVRHDSATQEIFCMEVDITARKEAESNLARAAQVFQNARDAIIMMDADYRVRAVNGAFTSITGHAPEHILGQSLASLGWDAADGFYERIWSELDGQDHWEGELASVRSNGERYPVRVALTAIRDAHGDVSSYMAMLTDISERKRIEEQVRHQAEHDALTGLPNRILFLDRLHQALATWRRQRDCCAVMFLDLDKFKAINDTHGHQAGDAVLREVAARLRACVRRVDTISRLGGDEFVVLLADIKGADQAAHVAGAVTHAVARPIDVGGQQVALSVSIGIALCPDDGIDVEALLHHADVAMYHAKQDGRDTFRFFDPAMNAHVIERVELENRLHQAIENQEFVLEYQPEVEVASGRVGTVEALLRWRHPERGLLLPRHFLPEAEESGLIVPIGEWVLMEACRQARAWRDAGFPVAVAVNLSAAQLAHAGLLPAIDAALQGAGLAPGALELEIDEDALVRGEPAFETAMALRARGVQLSIDRFGTGLSSLEALRRLPLTKLKIDRSYVGDVGHDPVDAAMVPAIIAVARSLGLRVVGEGVETAEQLDFLRRHGCDDYQGFYAGAAMAKPDLSPHPG
- a CDS encoding endonuclease/exonuclease/phosphatase family protein, yielding MQEELRFATFNTFNLAPPGARLYDNLAPTTAAEYEAKLDWTAHQLDLINADVIGFQEIFSQGVLKEVLRRSRRYRDADHIGFDPDPAAPRLTPSVALVSRLPLAEPGSQLPLFPANVAMPPGSRDPDRFTRAPLHAGVIAAPGVVIDVIVVHLKSRRPDYRSGDTGADPHLYALACLRSLVRRGTEATALRVLLTDMAHAHRRPRIVLGDFNDVADSVTTEIVLGEGTPVGERMFDASQVQRRLDHQRHVGFSILHDTRHSTIDHILVSPEFNPALPGAIGEVVDVVYLNDHLNLGLPEASDHGQVLARIRLFGQRD
- a CDS encoding aminoacyl-tRNA deacylase is translated as MAKKEHVSETPATQFLRKHAVAFSEHPYEYEEHGGTAVSSSALGVPEHDVVKTLVMQDEAARPLIVLMHGDCKVSTKNLARAIPCKSVEPCRPDVAQRHSGYLVGGTSPFGIRKAMPVYVEESILALDKIYINGGRRGYLVGIDPTVLVDVLKARPVQCALAE
- the plsY gene encoding glycerol-3-phosphate 1-O-acyltransferase PlsY, with the protein product MNTLIATIAAYLLGSISFAVVMSRVFGLSDPRTYGSKNPGATNVLRSGSKKAAIATLVGDAAKGWLAVWLAVQFGAEFGLDDTGIALVAIAVFIGHLWPVFFRFVGGKGVATALGVLLGINPWLGLATLATWLIVAYAFRYSSLAALVASIFAPFYYGLLFGVDAILFAVFVMSALLLWRHSSNIGNLIAGKESKIGSKSAGARKAK
- a CDS encoding DsbA family oxidoreductase, encoding MSKQLRIDFVSDVSCPWCAIGLKSLEQALLKVGDEVRVDLHFQPFELNPDMGPDGQDIVEHVTQKYGATAEQQAATRETIRERGAAVGFTFDMERRGRIYNTFDAHRLLAWAEDEGKQRQLKTALLEAYFTRCEDPSNHDVLLRTAESVGLDRETAEHILKSDEYASDVRTREQFFQRAGVKSVPAIIINQRHLISGGQPPEVFERALREIPGLEPDANPT
- a CDS encoding endonuclease/exonuclease/phosphatase family protein gives rise to the protein MRVVSWNIRWGCGKDGRIRIHAIIDVLRRLNPDVICLQEVAANHPELEGSASANQFKQLSGAFGGYHAMEHAPSEIYKNNVPRLFGNLILSKYRISQVHRHLLPWPADPEHPAGMPRGLLETVVDAPTGKLRLLTTHLEYYSPPQRMAQVARIRELHAEACARSRLFQPDPNLDAPFQLGFRPGSAILCGDFNFAPDAPDYQALLAAPESGALPLVDAWRAVHGDMARAPTTGLHGFPWPERPECYDYFFVTDDLASRLTAIDVQSETAASDHQPVVLELT